A DNA window from Lepidochelys kempii isolate rLepKem1 chromosome 9, rLepKem1.hap2, whole genome shotgun sequence contains the following coding sequences:
- the LOC140917642 gene encoding uncharacterized protein: MPNFSDFLPLIVLLSSVLLTEQASEPNCSGTADFDNCLGNTEGFCPKDIVCGCKGNKPFCKCPYYRGLWGDYWYMGHKCEQLWNTLDLILVTVLPAVTLAFLVGVIIQCVYYCKNKSNKSVKGARKPARQTELESQHNHVFVPELDDNSRYVSQQQWAKDDWTTENIRMPKIQLQSQSFVQSQSPGEVESFSYIPHRPSGRAVQIADSSFSLQSPQRNQFGYQNSHIPNADYEEDIPIPPMSGRQFPKYGIPEFSRSDRFQSVAQPMNNPNTGRPYELGRSQKYM; encoded by the exons CCAATTGCAGTGGCACTGCCGACTTTGATAATTGCTTGGGTAATACAGAAGGCTTCTGTCCAAAGGATATTGTTTGCGGGTGTAAAGGCAACAAACCTTTCTGCAA aTGTCCTTACTACCGAGGCCTCTGGGGAGATTACTGGTACATGGGTCACAAATGTGAACAACTCTGGAATACTTTGGACTTGATTTTAGTAACTGTACTTCCTGCAGTAACACTGGCTTTCCTAGTTGGTGTAATAATACAGTGTGTCTACTACTGTAAAAACAAGTCAAATAAAAGTGTTAAAGGAGCTAG gaAACCGGCAAGACAAACGGAACTCGAGTCACAGCATAACCATGTGTTTGTTCCTGAGCTGGATGATAACTCAAGATATGTTTCTCAACAACAGTGGGCTAAG GATGACTGGACCACAGAGAATATTAGAATGCCAAAAATTCAACTGCAAAGCCAAAGTTTTGTGCAATCACAGTCACCTGGTGAAGTAGAAAGTTTCAG CTATATACCACATCGGCCATCAGGAAGAGCAGTTCAAATAGCAGACAGTTCTTTCAGCCTCCAATCTCCTCAGCGTAACCAGTTTGGCTATCAGAACAGTCATATTCCTAATGCGGATTATGAAGAGGACATCCCCATTCCACCTATGTCTGGGAGGCAATTTCCT AAATATGGCATACCGGAGTTTTCTAggtctgacaggtttcagagtgttgCTCAACCAATGAACAATCCAAACACTGGAAGACCTTATGAACTAGGACGCTCACAAAAATATATGTAA